From one Phocaeicola salanitronis DSM 18170 genomic stretch:
- a CDS encoding retropepsin-like aspartic protease family protein, translated as MDKDWRTIYKNVKMTYKHPNIIISFDTRIAPGYSPLPTTKLGKNSITTPLKSTTFRLNYNQVQIFNTTDGIEIMECGEKSLEGLWTILTKDDILSKKIYNEFCHFQSLVNNSNFMGSLGTNNMPTSGNNANKYTRKVIKLYRQASNVYTIPCKVNGLALNFIFDTGASSVSISKSEAIFMLKNGYLSVNDILGNQQFQTASGDIQVGTKIIIKKIEIGGLTLRNVEASVVHNENAPLLLGQSALSKLGKIEIDYNNSTLTIINEK; from the coding sequence ATGGATAAAGATTGGAGAACTATATATAAAAATGTAAAAATGACATATAAACATCCTAATATAATAATCTCATTTGATACACGAATCGCTCCAGGTTATTCTCCTTTACCAACAACAAAATTGGGAAAGAACTCGATTACGACACCACTAAAAAGTACAACTTTCCGTCTAAATTATAATCAAGTACAGATATTTAATACTACAGATGGCATTGAAATCATGGAATGTGGAGAAAAGTCATTAGAAGGATTATGGACTATTTTGACTAAAGACGACATTCTGTCAAAGAAAATATATAATGAGTTTTGTCATTTTCAAAGTTTGGTAAATAATAGTAACTTTATGGGAAGTCTAGGCACAAACAATATGCCTACTTCTGGAAATAATGCAAATAAATATACTAGAAAAGTAATAAAATTATATCGGCAAGCTAGCAATGTATATACTATACCATGTAAAGTTAATGGGCTTGCTTTAAATTTCATATTTGACACAGGTGCTAGCTCCGTTTCTATTTCCAAAAGTGAAGCTATCTTTATGTTGAAAAATGGATATTTATCAGTTAATGATATTCTTGGTAATCAACAATTTCAAACAGCAAGTGGCGACATACAAGTCGGAACTAAGATAATTATAAAAAAAATTGAAATTGGTGGATTGACACTTCGAAATGTTGAAGCGTCCGTTGTTCATAATGAAAATGCCCCATTACTCCTAGGGCAAAGCGCATTAAGTAAATTAGGAAAAATAGAAATTGATTACAATAATTCTACATTGACAATAATAAATGAAAAGTAA
- a CDS encoding toprim domain-containing protein: MTTEEAKKIRIADYLHSLGYFPVKQQGVNLWYKSPFREENEPSFKVNTEREQWFDFGLEKGGNIIALAAHLYATESVPYILKRIEEQTPHVRPVSFSFRRQSATEPSFQQLDIVQLSSPALLSYLQERGINTALAKKECREAHFTNNGKRYFAIAFPNISGGYEIRNRYFKGCIAPKEISHIRQSGEPRKACYVFEGFMDYLSFLTLRLESCPQFPDFDRQDYMVLNSVANVSKALYPLGSYERIHCFLDNDRAGMEALQQIRKEYDNTRHIRDASHIYSGCKDLNEYLQKRAETKKQAQSIKVKTPPNKPGGFRL, from the coding sequence ATGACAACAGAAGAAGCAAAAAAGATAAGAATCGCAGACTATCTGCACAGTCTGGGGTATTTCCCAGTAAAGCAGCAGGGGGTAAACCTCTGGTACAAATCCCCGTTCAGGGAAGAGAACGAGCCCTCGTTCAAAGTAAACACAGAACGTGAACAATGGTTCGACTTCGGTCTGGAAAAGGGCGGCAACATCATCGCACTGGCAGCACACCTCTACGCAACGGAGAGTGTTCCGTATATCCTGAAACGCATAGAGGAACAGACACCGCATGTCCGTCCCGTGTCTTTCTCTTTTCGCAGGCAGTCTGCCACCGAGCCGAGTTTCCAGCAACTTGACATCGTGCAGCTGTCTTCTCCTGCCCTGCTCTCTTACCTGCAGGAAAGGGGGATAAATACGGCACTGGCGAAAAAAGAATGCCGTGAGGCACACTTCACCAACAACGGCAAACGGTATTTCGCCATTGCCTTTCCGAACATATCGGGTGGATATGAAATCCGCAACCGATATTTCAAGGGCTGCATCGCACCGAAAGAAATATCACATATCAGACAATCGGGAGAGCCGAGAAAAGCATGTTACGTTTTTGAGGGGTTCATGGACTACCTTTCCTTTCTGACACTAAGGCTTGAAAGCTGTCCGCAATTCCCTGATTTCGACAGACAGGACTACATGGTTCTGAACTCTGTTGCCAATGTTTCCAAGGCACTCTATCCGCTGGGCAGCTATGAACGCATCCACTGTTTCCTTGACAATGACCGTGCAGGAATGGAAGCCCTGCAGCAAATCAGAAAGGAGTATGACAATACCAGACATATACGTGACGCTTCACACATTTACAGCGGATGCAAGGATTTGAACGAATACCTGCAAAAACGGGCAGAGACAAAGAAACAGGCTCAATCCATCAAAGTGAAGACACCGCCCAATAAACCGGGAGGCTTTCGGTTATAG
- a CDS encoding primase-helicase family protein has protein sequence MKEEEYMRVGTTLYKVVNQPCASGGYEKRRVIWNNSTLRQDYGKNYLATVPKYDGFCTVPDHLNYRKEIDGFLNLYEPIEHTPQIGDFPNIRSLVLHIFGEQYNLGLDYLQLLFLQPLQKLPILLLVSEERNTGKSTFLNFLKAVFGDNVTFNTNEDFRSQFNSDWAGKLLIVVDEVLLNRREDSERLKNLSTTFNYKVEAKGKDRTEIAFFAKFVLCSNNEYLPVIIDAGETRYWVRKINPLQNDDTNFLQKLKEEIPAFLFFLTQRELSTEKESRMWFNPKLTHTAALQKIIRSNRNRLEIEMAELFLDIMSNMDVESVSFCLNDLMTLLVYSQVKAEKYQVRKVVQEVWKLTSAPNSLSYTAYEIAPHRDCHYETKRKIGRFYTITKEQLTAI, from the coding sequence ATGAAAGAGGAAGAATACATGCGTGTGGGAACGACACTGTACAAGGTCGTAAACCAGCCCTGCGCCAGCGGAGGATATGAGAAAAGACGTGTGATATGGAACAACAGCACACTCAGGCAGGACTACGGGAAGAACTATCTTGCGACCGTCCCGAAGTATGACGGATTCTGTACCGTTCCCGACCATCTGAACTACCGGAAGGAAATTGACGGTTTCCTGAATCTGTACGAACCGATAGAGCATACTCCGCAGATAGGGGATTTCCCGAACATACGTTCTCTGGTGCTACACATTTTCGGTGAGCAGTACAATCTGGGACTGGACTATCTGCAACTGCTGTTCCTGCAGCCGTTGCAGAAACTCCCCATACTCCTGCTGGTATCGGAAGAGAGGAACACGGGCAAGAGCACGTTCCTTAATTTCCTGAAAGCCGTATTCGGGGATAACGTGACATTCAACACCAACGAGGATTTCCGGAGCCAGTTCAATTCCGACTGGGCCGGAAAGCTGCTCATTGTCGTGGACGAGGTGCTGCTCAACCGCAGGGAAGACAGCGAGCGGTTGAAGAACCTGAGCACTACTTTCAATTACAAGGTGGAGGCCAAAGGGAAAGACCGCACGGAAATAGCCTTCTTCGCCAAGTTCGTACTGTGTTCAAACAACGAGTATCTGCCTGTTATCATAGACGCAGGGGAAACACGATACTGGGTAAGGAAGATAAATCCGCTACAGAACGATGACACGAATTTCCTGCAAAAGCTGAAAGAGGAAATTCCTGCCTTCCTGTTCTTCCTGACACAAAGGGAGCTTTCAACGGAAAAGGAAAGCCGTATGTGGTTCAACCCGAAGCTGACACATACGGCAGCCCTGCAGAAAATCATCCGGAGCAACCGCAACCGTCTGGAGATAGAAATGGCTGAACTGTTCCTTGACATCATGTCAAACATGGATGTGGAAAGCGTATCATTCTGCCTGAACGACCTCATGACACTGCTTGTCTATTCGCAGGTAAAGGCAGAGAAATATCAGGTGCGGAAAGTGGTTCAGGAAGTATGGAAGCTGACTTCCGCACCGAACTCACTTTCCTACACCGCCTATGAGATTGCTCCCCACCGTGACTGCCACTACGAGACGAAAAGGAAAATAGGAAGGTTCTACACGATAACCAAAGAACAGCTGACCGCTATATGA
- a CDS encoding helix-turn-helix domain-containing protein, translating to MTDLMAIIQSGNGNIKLEVTGEDLLMFSNQLISRAKHELSTAIAEARKEKYLTKEEVKKMCDVCDTTLWHWAKKNYLKPVKVGNKVRYRQSDIQKILGERNPSI from the coding sequence ATGACAGACCTGATGGCAATTATCCAAAGCGGAAACGGCAACATCAAACTGGAAGTGACAGGCGAAGACCTGCTCATGTTTTCAAACCAGCTGATAAGCCGTGCCAAGCATGAACTCTCCACCGCCATTGCGGAAGCGAGAAAGGAAAAGTACCTCACAAAGGAGGAAGTGAAGAAAATGTGCGACGTGTGCGACACCACCCTTTGGCACTGGGCAAAAAAGAACTACCTGAAACCCGTAAAGGTGGGGAACAAGGTCAGATACCGACAGTCGGACATACAGAAAATCCTGGGTGAACGCAATCCTTCAATCTGA
- a CDS encoding DUF6043 family protein translates to MGQQEYDNFKRLIREWLDSHPDEYATFVEEMNDKEFNGFVKVFKVATTLVPRYKEATRRRIGDDKISDFEELENVLLDSDLAQKIVNEFHHSKRRSIIPAMLAWLYYGRSYECMVEQGEELAKRKGITGLYKWLVSYMVRFIIKKSISSGMRTKEDWVAFRKQQKAIEENNLVEWSIEDEENIEETKTEDTDSLQQGQPKSAGRKADTRTLPELLIENKDVIMERIGTRLKTHTTETDIARLYIALVEYRFMRPCPIKTFRNALQQQYTDLNIVHERGIQKAYRNLTTPFGGSKKLIKDIGEDHVAIEELKAYLSA, encoded by the coding sequence ATGGGACAACAGGAATACGACAATTTCAAAAGACTGATAAGGGAGTGGCTTGACAGCCACCCCGATGAATATGCGACTTTCGTGGAAGAAATGAACGACAAGGAGTTCAATGGATTCGTAAAGGTTTTCAAGGTTGCCACAACCTTGGTACCGAGATACAAGGAAGCCACACGCAGACGGATCGGAGACGACAAAATCTCCGATTTCGAGGAACTGGAGAATGTGCTTCTGGATTCTGACCTTGCCCAAAAGATTGTGAACGAGTTCCATCATTCAAAAAGGCGGAGCATCATACCTGCCATGCTCGCATGGTTGTACTACGGGCGGAGCTATGAGTGCATGGTGGAACAGGGAGAGGAACTGGCCAAAAGAAAAGGTATTACCGGACTATACAAATGGCTTGTTTCCTACATGGTCAGGTTCATCATCAAAAAGAGCATCAGCAGCGGCATGAGAACCAAAGAGGACTGGGTGGCTTTCAGGAAGCAGCAGAAAGCCATTGAGGAAAACAACCTCGTGGAATGGTCTATTGAGGATGAAGAAAACATTGAAGAAACCAAAACGGAAGATACGGACAGCCTACAGCAAGGACAGCCCAAGAGTGCCGGACGAAAAGCCGACACACGCACCCTGCCGGAGCTGCTGATAGAGAACAAGGATGTCATTATGGAAAGAATCGGAACAAGGCTGAAAACACATACGACCGAAACGGACATCGCACGACTGTACATCGCACTGGTGGAATACCGCTTCATGCGCCCCTGTCCCATAAAGACTTTCCGGAACGCACTGCAACAGCAATACACAGACCTCAACATCGTACACGAAAGGGGAATACAGAAAGCGTACAGGAACCTTACCACACCTTTCGGAGGCAGCAAAAAACTGATAAAGGACATCGGGGAAGACCATGTTGCCATAGAGGAATTGAAGGCTTATCTATCCGCTTGA
- a CDS encoding site-specific integrase → MKVTFIIKKAAKRYDTESTATIYIRLRNGRQLDSVAPTQLSINPNLWDEKAECVKTKAVCNEDLRTGINEEIRKLKTYVEKSFHTEKESVDKEWLKLTLDRYYHPEKYFTPEEIVIKPTFGELFDSFLEKHPLSEVRKKNFRVVKRALLRYELYVRETKRGQKGFVLDIDTVTPETLRDMWDFFENEYQYYELYPSIYEAIPEKRTPQPRGKNTLIDCFSRIRTFFLWCLDNNLTANRPFDKFPIEECKYGTPVYINLEERDKIFNADLSATPQLEIQRDIFIFQTLIGCRVSDLYRMTKLNVVNEAIEYIPKKTKEGNPVTVRVPLNDKAKEILERYKDHEGKLLPFISEQKYNEAIKKIFKLSGVDRIVTILDPLTRDEVKKPLYEVASSHLARRTFIGNIYKKVKDPNLVSALSGHKEGSKAFRRYRDIDEEMKKDLVKLLD, encoded by the coding sequence ATGAAAGTAACTTTCATCATTAAAAAAGCGGCAAAACGGTATGATACTGAATCAACCGCAACTATTTATATCCGTCTGAGAAATGGAAGACAGCTTGATTCTGTTGCTCCTACCCAGCTTTCAATCAATCCCAACCTGTGGGATGAAAAAGCAGAGTGTGTAAAAACAAAAGCTGTCTGCAACGAAGATTTAAGGACTGGCATAAATGAAGAGATACGAAAGCTGAAAACCTATGTGGAAAAATCCTTTCATACGGAAAAAGAGTCCGTTGATAAAGAATGGCTGAAACTGACCTTAGACAGATATTATCATCCTGAAAAGTATTTCACACCGGAAGAGATTGTCATCAAGCCGACTTTCGGAGAGCTGTTTGACAGCTTTCTGGAAAAGCATCCGTTATCGGAAGTAAGGAAAAAGAATTTCAGGGTGGTAAAAAGAGCCTTATTGCGTTATGAACTGTATGTACGGGAAACAAAAAGAGGACAAAAAGGATTTGTTCTTGATATTGATACCGTCACGCCTGAAACGCTTCGGGACATGTGGGACTTCTTCGAGAACGAATACCAGTATTATGAACTGTACCCAAGCATTTATGAAGCCATTCCAGAAAAGAGAACTCCGCAACCACGAGGGAAAAATACCCTGATAGACTGCTTTTCAAGAATACGCACATTCTTCCTGTGGTGCCTCGACAACAATCTGACCGCCAACAGACCGTTTGACAAGTTTCCGATAGAGGAGTGCAAATACGGAACCCCTGTTTATATCAACCTTGAAGAAAGGGACAAGATTTTCAATGCTGATCTGTCAGCCACTCCACAACTGGAGATACAGAGGGACATCTTCATTTTCCAGACACTTATAGGATGCAGAGTAAGCGACCTGTACAGAATGACCAAACTGAACGTGGTGAATGAAGCCATTGAATACATACCGAAGAAAACCAAAGAGGGCAATCCTGTAACGGTACGTGTTCCGTTGAACGACAAGGCAAAGGAAATTCTCGAACGGTATAAAGACCATGAGGGAAAACTCCTGCCGTTCATTTCCGAACAGAAATATAATGAGGCAATAAAAAAGATATTCAAACTTTCAGGAGTGGACAGGATTGTCACTATATTAGACCCGTTGACACGTGATGAAGTCAAAAAACCGCTTTATGAAGTGGCAAGCAGCCACCTTGCAAGACGCACCTTCATCGGTAATATTTATAAGAAGGTGAAAGACCCGAATCTTGTTTCGGCACTGTCGGGACACAAGGAAGGCAGCAAGGCTTTCAGACGGTACAGGGATATTGACGAAGAGATGAAGAAAGACCTCGTTAAACTTTTAGACTAA
- the bla gene encoding class A beta-lactamase, subclass A2: MATIRKKHIVLLCLALACVAGLTLFFSQPVKGGRAGMSLANVLTDSISRIVSACPGEVGVALIVNNSDTVTVNNKSIYPMMSVFKLHQALAICNRFDQDGLSLDTSLTIRREDLDPKTWSPMLKEHREPLITLPVRDLLRYTLIQSDNNASNLLFERLVSVAETDSFIATLIPRSSFRIAYTESEMAADHAKAYANCTSPLGAAMLIHRLFTDALVSREKQDFIMKSLGECTTGKDRIAAPLLGKEGISIAHKTGSGYTENGVLAAHNDVAYICLPNGVSYALAVFIKDFKGNESQASQVAARISAAVYSLLA; the protein is encoded by the coding sequence ATGGCAACAATCAGGAAAAAACATATCGTTCTTTTGTGCTTGGCTTTGGCCTGCGTTGCAGGTTTGACTTTATTCTTTTCCCAACCGGTGAAAGGCGGTCGTGCTGGCATGTCATTGGCTAATGTCCTGACCGACAGCATCTCCCGAATCGTATCAGCCTGTCCGGGTGAGGTCGGGGTGGCTCTTATTGTCAACAACTCCGATACCGTTACCGTCAATAACAAAAGCATTTATCCGATGATGAGCGTGTTCAAGCTTCATCAGGCATTGGCTATTTGCAACCGGTTTGACCAAGACGGATTGTCTCTTGATACTTCATTGACTATCCGGCGGGAAGACCTTGACCCTAAGACATGGAGTCCCATGCTGAAGGAGCATCGGGAGCCATTGATTACTTTACCGGTCAGGGATTTGTTGCGTTATACACTCATTCAAAGTGACAATAACGCGAGCAATCTCCTGTTTGAGCGCTTGGTAAGTGTTGCCGAAACAGATAGTTTTATCGCTACGCTCATTCCCCGTTCGAGTTTCCGGATAGCTTATACAGAATCGGAGATGGCGGCAGACCATGCGAAAGCCTATGCCAACTGTACATCTCCGCTTGGAGCGGCGATGCTGATTCACAGGCTGTTTACGGATGCTCTTGTAAGCCGTGAGAAGCAAGACTTCATCATGAAATCTTTGGGTGAATGTACTACCGGGAAAGACCGTATCGCAGCCCCTCTCCTTGGAAAGGAAGGGATATCTATTGCCCACAAGACCGGTTCCGGTTATACCGAAAACGGAGTCCTTGCAGCCCATAATGATGTTGCCTACATTTGTCTGCCCAACGGTGTAAGTTATGCGCTGGCTGTATTTATCAAAGATTTTAAGGGCAATGAGTCACAGGCTTCCCAAGTTGCGGCACGTATATCAGCAGCCGTGTATTCGTTATTAGCGTAA
- the rpsO gene encoding 30S ribosomal protein S15, producing the protein MYLDAAKKQEIFEKYGKSNTDTGSPESQIALFSYRISHLTEHMKLNRKDYSTERALTTLVGKRRSLLLYLKNRDIERYRAIVKELGLRK; encoded by the coding sequence ATGTATTTAGACGCAGCTAAAAAACAAGAAATCTTTGAAAAGTACGGAAAGTCTAACACTGATACTGGATCGCCTGAATCTCAGATTGCATTGTTTTCATACCGTATTTCTCACCTGACTGAGCACATGAAGCTCAACAGAAAAGATTATAGCACTGAAAGAGCTCTGACTACATTGGTAGGAAAGCGCCGTTCTTTGTTGCTTTACTTAAAGAACCGCGACATCGAAAGATACCGTGCCATTGTGAAGGAACTCGGTCTGCGTAAGTAA
- a CDS encoding family 78 glycoside hydrolase catalytic domain, translating to MNTHLHARFIRLACWLCLLLPLGSMAQEVSVSHLTTEHLANPMGIDTSTPRLSWQLESDQKNVRQEAYHILVASTPELLAQDKGDLWDSGKTASAESQNIVYAGKALKSDTRCYWKVKSYTSAGETAWSETSRWSVGLLGEVHWKGRWIGWDQPSAWDREDAHSRLSARYLRKEFEVKKPVKQATVYICGLGMYELFINGKRIGDQVLAPLPSDYRKTLFYDTYDATSLLTDKNAIGVTLGNGRYYTMQQHYRTYKIVNFGYPKLRMNLLITYQDGTTETIKSDTDWRITTDGPIRSNNEYDGETYDARKELGDWTLPGYDDSQWKPVQRVGAPGGTPRGMITPPMKVIKTIQPVHIRAKGDRYIVDMGQNIAGWLRARICGNEGDTIRLRFAETLTPEGELYTANLREAQSTDYYICNGKENGKTWAPRFVYHGFRYVEISGYKDAELSDFTGEVVSDEVEPTGTFECSDETLNRVYKNAWWGILGNYKGMPVDCPQRDERQPWLGDRTMGCWGESYLFDINTLYSKWTRDICESQREDGCFSNVAPAFWMYYDDNVTWPAVLPFACDMLYTQFGNREPMERCYPAIRKWMLHLRREYMQDGLITKDKYGDWCVPPESLELIHSKDPARITDGTLISTAYYIKLLDVMQRFASLQNLKEDQAQWAAWAKEMKEAFNRKYLHIRRRTSQKPGHPLYPDSVYYGNNTVTSNVLPLAFNIVPNDCKEDVAKQIVSTTILKNGGHISCGVIGVQWLLQELSRNGFADVAFLLASKKTYPSWGYMAEQGATTTWELWNGNTADPKMNSGNHVMLLGGLLPWCYEHAAGIRSDSTQTGFRHIILKPDFDIQNLFWAKASYRCPYGTIKSAWKKTLTHLEWDITIPCNTTAEVHLPDGRVEQIGSGDYHYSADIPALHPAVLENQFLYEKASFPECHASTIVELENGDLVAAFFGGTKERNPDVCIWVCRKPKGSDTWTEPVKVADGVFDLNDPDAKIAGITADIKDHRKACWNPVLFQVPGGDLLLFFKIGLNVPDWTGWLVRSKDGGKTWSRREALPQGFLGPIKNKPEFINGRILCPSSTEGEQGWRIHIEYSDDMGKTWKTTGPIPAELEFPSQYRNMNADEKEKRPILVIQPSILKHKDGTLQVICRTRNSHLATSWSKDNGSTWSKVTLIEGLPNNNSGTDAVTLQDGRHALVYNNFSPLLGDKKGVRTPINLALSDDGIHWTPVLTLEDSPVREYSYPAIIQGKDGKLHITFTWRRELIKYMEIDLNKLEKK from the coding sequence ATGAATACACATCTTCATGCCCGGTTCATCAGGCTCGCCTGCTGGCTCTGCCTCTTGCTTCCGCTCGGAAGCATGGCACAGGAGGTATCTGTCTCACACTTAACCACCGAACACCTTGCCAACCCCATGGGAATCGATACGTCCACACCCCGGCTAAGCTGGCAATTGGAATCGGACCAAAAGAACGTCCGGCAAGAAGCGTATCATATCCTGGTCGCTTCCACGCCGGAATTGCTGGCGCAAGACAAAGGCGACCTTTGGGATTCGGGGAAAACAGCATCCGCCGAGTCACAAAACATCGTATACGCCGGAAAAGCATTGAAAAGCGACACCCGGTGCTATTGGAAAGTGAAAAGCTATACATCGGCGGGCGAAACGGCTTGGAGCGAGACCAGCCGATGGAGCGTCGGGCTATTGGGAGAAGTGCATTGGAAAGGAAGATGGATTGGCTGGGACCAGCCCTCCGCATGGGACAGGGAAGATGCCCATAGCCGTCTGAGCGCGCGCTACCTGCGCAAAGAGTTCGAGGTAAAAAAGCCCGTCAAGCAAGCCACGGTCTACATCTGCGGGCTGGGCATGTACGAACTGTTCATCAACGGCAAGCGGATAGGCGACCAAGTGCTTGCCCCTCTCCCTTCCGATTACCGCAAGACCTTATTCTACGACACATACGATGCAACGTCCTTGCTTACAGACAAGAATGCCATCGGTGTCACACTGGGGAACGGACGCTACTACACCATGCAGCAACACTACCGGACCTATAAAATCGTCAATTTCGGTTATCCCAAGCTCCGCATGAACCTGCTCATCACGTATCAGGACGGAACCACCGAAACCATCAAGAGCGATACCGACTGGCGCATCACCACCGACGGCCCCATCCGGAGCAACAATGAATACGACGGGGAGACGTATGACGCACGCAAGGAACTGGGCGACTGGACCCTGCCCGGATATGACGATAGCCAATGGAAACCGGTGCAACGTGTCGGAGCACCGGGAGGAACTCCGCGTGGAATGATTACTCCGCCGATGAAGGTCATCAAAACCATCCAGCCGGTGCATATACGTGCGAAGGGCGACCGATATATAGTGGACATGGGGCAGAATATAGCCGGATGGCTCCGCGCACGTATATGTGGAAACGAGGGTGACACCATCCGCCTGCGCTTTGCCGAGACTTTGACACCCGAAGGAGAACTGTACACCGCCAACTTGCGCGAAGCACAATCCACCGATTATTATATATGCAACGGGAAGGAGAACGGAAAGACCTGGGCGCCCCGCTTCGTTTACCACGGCTTCCGCTATGTGGAAATATCCGGATACAAGGACGCGGAACTCTCCGACTTTACGGGTGAGGTGGTAAGCGATGAGGTAGAGCCTACCGGCACGTTCGAGTGTTCCGACGAGACCCTGAACCGTGTGTACAAGAATGCCTGGTGGGGTATTTTAGGAAACTATAAAGGCATGCCCGTCGATTGTCCGCAACGCGACGAACGCCAGCCTTGGCTGGGCGACCGCACCATGGGATGCTGGGGCGAAAGTTACCTGTTCGACATCAACACGCTTTATAGCAAATGGACGCGCGACATCTGCGAATCCCAGCGCGAGGACGGATGCTTCAGCAATGTCGCTCCGGCTTTCTGGATGTATTATGATGACAATGTCACCTGGCCTGCCGTGCTTCCTTTCGCCTGCGACATGCTTTACACCCAGTTCGGAAACCGGGAACCGATGGAACGGTGCTACCCTGCCATCCGCAAATGGATGCTTCACCTGCGCCGGGAATACATGCAAGACGGGCTGATTACCAAAGACAAATACGGAGACTGGTGCGTTCCGCCCGAATCGCTGGAACTGATTCATAGCAAAGACCCGGCACGCATCACCGACGGGACATTGATTTCTACGGCTTATTACATCAAATTGCTCGATGTCATGCAACGCTTCGCCTCCCTGCAGAACCTGAAAGAAGACCAGGCGCAATGGGCTGCATGGGCAAAGGAGATGAAAGAAGCGTTCAACCGCAAATACCTGCATATCCGGCGGAGAACTTCCCAAAAGCCCGGGCATCCGCTTTATCCCGACAGTGTCTACTATGGGAATAATACGGTGACTTCCAACGTATTGCCATTGGCATTCAACATCGTCCCCAACGATTGCAAGGAAGATGTTGCCAAACAAATCGTTTCTACCACCATTCTGAAAAACGGAGGACACATCAGTTGCGGAGTCATCGGCGTACAATGGCTATTGCAGGAACTTTCCCGGAACGGCTTTGCCGATGTCGCCTTCCTGCTGGCTTCGAAAAAGACATATCCTTCGTGGGGGTACATGGCAGAGCAAGGAGCCACCACCACATGGGAACTCTGGAACGGGAATACCGCCGACCCCAAGATGAACAGCGGGAATCATGTCATGCTGTTAGGCGGCCTCCTGCCCTGGTGCTACGAGCATGCGGCAGGCATCCGAAGCGACAGCACCCAGACCGGGTTCCGGCATATCATCTTGAAGCCGGACTTTGACATACAGAACTTATTCTGGGCAAAAGCCTCCTACCGTTGCCCGTACGGCACCATCAAAAGCGCATGGAAAAAGACACTGACCCACCTGGAGTGGGACATCACCATACCGTGCAACACCACGGCTGAAGTCCATCTTCCCGACGGGAGAGTAGAGCAAATCGGCTCGGGAGACTATCACTATTCGGCAGACATTCCCGCACTTCACCCAGCGGTACTCGAAAACCAGTTCCTCTATGAAAAAGCCTCATTCCCCGAATGCCATGCCTCTACGATTGTAGAACTGGAAAACGGGGACTTAGTGGCTGCCTTTTTCGGCGGAACCAAAGAGCGCAATCCGGACGTATGCATCTGGGTATGCCGCAAGCCGAAAGGAAGCGACACGTGGACGGAGCCGGTGAAAGTAGCCGACGGAGTATTCGACCTGAACGACCCGGATGCCAAGATAGCCGGCATCACCGCCGATATCAAAGACCACCGGAAAGCTTGCTGGAACCCAGTACTGTTCCAAGTGCCCGGAGGAGACCTGTTGCTCTTCTTCAAAATCGGACTGAACGTGCCCGACTGGACAGGTTGGCTGGTACGCTCTAAAGACGGAGGAAAGACATGGAGCCGGCGCGAAGCACTTCCCCAAGGCTTTTTAGGGCCGATTAAAAACAAGCCCGAATTTATCAACGGACGCATCCTCTGCCCTTCGAGCACCGAAGGAGAACAAGGCTGGCGCATCCACATCGAATATTCGGACGACATGGGCAAGACGTGGAAAACAACAGGCCCGATACCCGCAGAGCTGGAATTCCCCAGCCAATACCGGAACATGAATGCGGACGAAAAGGAAAAACGCCCCATTCTGGTTATCCAGCCCAGCATCCTGAAACACAAAGACGGTACCTTGCAAGTCATCTGCCGCACCCGCAACTCGCACCTTGCCACTTCGTGGAGCAAGGACAACGGAAGCACCTGGAGCAAGGTGACACTCATTGAGGGTCTGCCCAACAACAATTCGGGAACCGATGCCGTCACGTTGCAAGACGGACGCCACGCACTGGTATACAACAACTTCAGCCCGCTATTAGGCGACAAGAAGGGCGTGCGCACGCCTATCAACCTTGCCTTGTCGGACGATGGCATCCACTGGACTCCTGTGCTCACGCTGGAAGATTCGCCGGTACGCGAGTATTCATACCCTGCCATTATCCAAGGGAAAGACGGGAAATTACACATTACGTTCACTTGGAGACGCGAACTTATTAAATACATGGAGATTGATTTGAACAAATTGGAGAAAAAATAG